gaaacttactgagagagatacggacgcgatgtgtttactgatgtgtttacatgacttcttaatcttagacagacatcgttataaaccatctaacgttacaaaggtaagcataatatagttttccgactacgtacacagtctgcaactagacaatcaccttaatgcattgtttattataaacgggcgatttgggattatatagagacggatgtacatagagaagaagccataaccatgttctatgagagtgtaagttaacttacactccgcattcatcgtgattattagaaaaggcgatctgcaaagagtcatagaaaaataaattacactcaccgagcctggtgaagatgaagcaggaacatgaagcgttagtacagatctgatttttaggagcagcttcctagtaaaacctgctttatattgacccgcgtttataaagcagtctggtaaaaaatgattagtgcaaacatgaacgcatttaggtaaatcggcggggacgttagcttcaaaaactaaattcagccactgcgtcctcagtggctcagatacctaaccctaggtaggtaccctaggtcactaaccctaggtagtgaatgacaactgctgtgttcgctattacacccaacaactgtacacaacactcgcttaggcgccattttgctccagcggtgaaaaacaatggccgacagcgtcttctcactcggggcgggtctttgctaaaacaccagtgtcaatcaacttgtgtaggaacgccctcttgtggtgtggcgtcacaaggcaaggcttttgcgattggcctgatttcagaagggggatgttactgtaataaacgaaaagaaaaccactgcgcggctctttatcatcgtagagtggttgtgtacgcactctcctaacacacggtttagtccaaacagcttaaaatagtgcatgtagtgctgtatgacccctttaaagtaCTTTTAGGCAATAAGGGTGATTACTCCAACTgtctacatatacagtactggtatccctctctctctctctgtctctcacattCTCACAGACTAAGGCAGGAAATCAATGCGTTTTAGAAAGCATCTCAGCTATTGTATTGATGGCACTATATGGGGATGGGAAATTCAGTCAAGCACATCTTCACTAATTGTGTTTAAACACAGAAGCATTAGGCTACAATTTAGGCCTGTGCAAAATTTAGGGTTTAAAACAAGTGAgtgaaatttataaaaaattaattatgagGAAGGCTTCAGCTAATTTCAGTAGTGTTTTTAATAGTGAGTTTTCATCAAAGTGCACAAAGAAAGACACTCTTTTTCCGCTACCAGTCATAAATATCATATGGAACATTCCCAtccaaatgtttaataaatgttaagtaaacttttcttatattataaaattatagttCTGTGAATTGTAAGGTATCGATAGTAAAGTAAAAGCGAAAAACTAGTTAGTTTACCAAATTTACTAGTTTATCAGCAAGGTTAAGCAGTATTAATAATGCAACATGCAGTTTCTGATAGTCCAGACAAATAGCTTCCTACTATAAATGTGCCTCATGAAAAGTAAGCAGTAAAGAAAGTGCACTACTTCCCTCTGGTGTCAGGAAGcaggaatttattttaaaaaaactaattgtacactttattaggaatacTTGTACACCGGTTCATTCATGTGGCAGCAACATTACCTGCGGCAACTGCATaaagcacacatgcacacacacacgtgcagacAATGGGGCATGCTGTTATGGGAAATACCTAATGGTGTCTGGTGTGATTAAGAGTAACATTATTGTAACTACCCCAAGgtcaattatttttctataacatatAGAATGACCACAGCAATGCATCAACATCCTGCATTTAGTTTGCTTATTTTCCTGAGACTCAAATGTCCCCATATGAAATGACATaccatgtagttttttttttcccaacttcatcgtctatacagtatatccttgtGTGTTTCTCATATGAGGACTGCTAGATATAATTCTTTGGAAAACTTCTATCTGTTTAAAGACATTGACCAGACAGGGGAGAATGCAATGTATACCACCATAGAGTTCAGGTCTCTGGAAATGATAGTTACTTTTAATGTTGTACAACATTTGTGGAACAACTTAGTTCAAAAAGTTAGCCAGGCTTTTCCCCTGGTAAAGCATATTGGCTTTCTaagaaaactaaaacaaattattataagTAAATGCTGAGTAAAGAAAACTGTATATCTAACTgagctttttattaaaaatgtgttagTTTGCATTGTAAAATGCTAAAGAACCGTTATTCAGATTGaatgaaacaaagaaaacacccaaatgttttcattcaaatgaatattctttattttaaaatgtacattaattttttatttgcatagaatgtacataaatatacctaGAACCAAACATATAAAAGATGTGAACTTGAGTGCACtgtgagaagagaagagaagttTGTTCTACTCATGTCTACACTAGAAGACAATTTAGCCCCCAGCATGACTGGGACCAGGACATGATCTTCAGCTGCTTTCCCATGATGATCCAGTTATGgattctaatttttattttaactgataAGTTATTTTCTAACTTACCAACTATGCCTACTAGactaaagtaaataataaatgacttGTTTGAAAAGCAATATGTCTTATGCCTTGCTCATTGTTTATTTCTCATAATCATATTATTCTGGATTATTGGGTGTTATGAAATGTGCTAATGTTTTAAGATGTCATATGTCCCAGCTCACTCTAGGAGATGTATTGTGTGAAGCTGAAAATGTTCTAGACATCAAAGTAGGGCGAGTCGCAGCTCGACGAAAACGACGGCGTCTCAAGAAGATGCGCAGAGTGGAAATGCTGCAATGACCCCTCTAGTCCTGACATTGCTGTACTGTAACATCTGTGGAAAGGGAATCAGCTGACATTTGCAAGGCTGCAGGCAGCGAGTCTGAGGTCATTAACGATGTTCTTCACACCTAAGATGTATTGTGTGGTGTAATGTCTGCAGTTAATGCACTGCTTGAGAAATTGTCTGGCAGTACAATTATTGCTCTGGAGaagattaaaacaaaatgaaaatactTTAAATGGCCAAACGTTTGTGGACTGCTGAAGACCAAACCTATAGATCTTCCGTCCACAAACTGATGCATGCatataatgtatttgcattgtgtAGTTTTATGCCTTCTCAGCAAAATCTGTTCCAACATCTGTGCCAACAAaactccatgaagacatggaaGTTTGAAGTGGAAGTTCTTAGGTGTTTTatacagagccctgacctcaaccccagtAAACACCACTGGGATGCCAGTTCCTGatctaatgctcttgtggccaAATGCACTAATTCCAGCAGCCACAATTCAAATCTTGGGAAAATCCCCAAAAGagtgaataataatataaaaatcaatGAGTAAACTAAATCTGGAATAGGATACAAGCATATATGAAAGGTGTTTTATGCATACAATGTACATGAGCCAGAGATTTGCTTTGTTAACTAAAAgcctaaagaaatgaaaaacaattgCACATAGCCTTAATGTACAATATAGGGTTTAATAAATGCtaataaaaacacttgttaTGAGACTGTGTTGGGGGGGATTACCTCTGTAATCTCACATAAcagattaaatatttacatatttgtatataattattagcCGAATACACTCCGTTCCCACTGCGCAATATGACGTCGTAGTGACGTCTTTTCCATGTCATTGTTGGACGTCAAATTTCCGTCCATTGATGGGGTTGTTTTGTAACGCCAGGCGACGTCTTTTTTCGACGTCTATCAGACGTCTAATGTTGACGTCTGTGGAAGGTgttttccatgtcatttttggGAGGCTAATTTTCatctttttgtaaaatatgaataaggTGGATAGTCTAGGCtaccatgatttttttaaaacaaaatacaatgatgcatgatggtcgtcagccgccgccctgcctacgccacaatacaatataaaataaaaatgtaaataacttGATTATAggctactttaaataaaataaaaactgttagggaaacaggaaaatgtaaaatatatatatatatatatatatatatatatatagtctaccaaataaataaatagtcatacagataataaatcttgtttgtttataaataatctgtatTCATATGTATACTCATCTGTTGATAGGCtctattttgtaaaacacatttactgccACTGCCATAGACTTCCAAATGACGTCCCAAAAAAAAGCCAGATTAGGTCAAATGTTGAacggtaaaataaaaaaataagccagATTAGGTCGTCAAAATGATGTCAAAATGACATTCAAGTTGGGTCATGGTTGGATGTCCCAATAGTGGACCTAGTTTGGACGTCGAATAGATGTCCAGAATTGGTCATGGACCGACGGACCCAATATAGACATGATCTGCACATTTATCCGACGTCCAATGTTTAGTGGTTTCAGGACCTCTGGCTCCGTATCCACGGTGAAAATGTTAACCATCGGAGAACGTGTTTTTCTAGCggagctgttttttttgttgttgttttaagctGGCAATAAATACACGGATTTAGTCCATAGAAAATTTCAAGCAACTCTTCCAGAGACAGGAATAACAACACATCGCGATACTGtgaattgataaataaatacatgattgGCACatttgtgggggggggggggaggtcgAGGGGGGATATAAATATGGACAGAACCTACTgtactgtttgtgtttgtaaaggCAGTTCCATCACAGGCGTCTCTCACGTGACGTCACAGCAGGTAGCGTCCTTTGTGGCTTGGGTGGTACCATGGCAACAGGCAACGTGATCTCACAACGTACAGTAGGAACGTCACGTACGTGCACTGATCGAGCGCTCCAGAGACCTTCTAATCATCGACCATGTGAGAGTGACAATCGCGCCTCTTTTATGAACATATCAGGTATTAATTGTTTGTGCCTTTACTTTTTCTGGTGAGACGAGcgattgtgactttttttttttcccttattttttattaatttttgcaGACATACAAAAGGTACAGTATTACCTCAGCCATAAACTGAACATAGTGTCTACTAtatgaaacaacaacaaaacaaaatgaaactaaaaacaaaaaatagccAACATACCCTCCCGCCCATAACCCTTCCCAGGccacataaaacataaaaataaataaataaaaataaaaataataataataaataaataaaaagaaaaaagaacgaattaatttacaataaaagtaaaagtaaggtCCGGTCAAATGATCCTCTATTAGGTCTCTAAGGGGAAGGTCCAGGTGATGTATTAACTTGTCTAATAATATTCAGAATGGGATTCCATGTTTTGTAGAAAGAACTCAATGATCCCTTATAAGAAAATCTGATCTTTTCAAGTTGAATACAATGTAATACTTCTCGTGCCCAGTCTTCATATGAAGGGGGAGAAACGCGTTTCCATTTAAGAAGGATTGCACGTCTAGCTAACAGAGTGGTAAAGGCAATGACTCCACGCATCGTGGATGATGTAACTGAGGTTGGGGAAAGCCCAAACAGGACAGTCAGTACATCAGCAAGACCAGAACATATGAAGGTGATCAGCTGGGGAATGTTTACATCTATTGCACTCATCACTTatgtttgaaaatattttagccAATTTAGCATTCGTGTAATGAGCTCTGTGAAGCACTTTACATTGTATTAAAGCATGTCTGGCACAGATAGACGAAGAATGAATTAAATCAAGAATATCTTTCCACTGATCCTCAGATATGTCAAAACCCAAATCCTGCTCCCAGGTTTGTTTAAGAGAATTGAGTGGAGATGGGGTAAGGGAGGATATTTTATAATAGATACTGGATATCAGTCGTCTCTGACCTGGGTCCAGAGTAAGAATTGAATCGAGTTCCGATTCAGGGGGTCGATTAGGAAAATGAGGAAACAATTTTTGAATGAAGTGCCTTACTTGAAAAAAGCGGAAGAGATGGCTATTAGGGAGGTTAAATTTAGTtgataaagaagaaaaagaggtaAAAATATCGTTTTCATAAGGGTCATTTAAAGTACGAAGGCCCTTATTTGCTCAAATGTCGAAAGTACGGTCCAAAAGAGATGGTGGGAACAAATGATTATTTAAGATTGGCATGTTAATAGACGCTTTGTGGAGGCCAAATTGTTTTCTGAATTGAAGCCAGATCTTGATGGTATTAGTGACTACTGGGTTGCGTGAGATTTTGTGAAGCTCAATAGGAAGCTGTGAGCAGATATTAGAAGGCAGGGAATGAGACGAGGATACCTCTATATGTAGCCAGGGCGGGGTAGTGACACAACCCTTATGGTCTACCCAATAAAGCAGTTTAATAATATTGCAGGCCCAGAAGTAATGACGAAAGTTTGGAAGCGCTAAACCTCCTTCAGATTTGGAAAGTTGAAGCACTGATTTCCTAATACGAGCCGGTTTGTTACTCCAAAGGAACCCGTTCAATTGTTGATTGGTGAAAAAGGATTTATTAAGATAGACAGGGACATGTTGAAAAAGATACAAAAATTTTggcaaaataatcattttgataAGATTCACACGGCCTATTAGAGATAAGGAGAGGGATTTCCAACGAGCAAAATCTGATTTACATTTATCCAAGAGTGGGGTGAAATTATTAGAAAACAAGTCTTTAAATGAATTGGTTATGGAtatgcccaaatatttaaacccTTCCAAGGCTATCTTAAAGGGGAATGAAGATGTAGGAAGAGATTTAGCTAAGTGGTTTACAAAAAATAGCTCACTTTTTTGGAAATTCAACTTGTACCCAGAACAATGGCCAAACTGGTCTAAAATGCATAATATAGCGGGGAGGGAAACTAAGGGGTCAGAAATGTATAATAACAGGTCATCCGCATAAAGAGAGAGTTTATGAGTTTGACCATGACGAATAATACCTTTAAATGCGTCACAACTGCGAAGCCAGATAGCTAAAGGTTCAATAGCTATATTAAATAGCAGGGGTGAGAGTGGACATCCTTGGCGTGTACCTCGTTGAAGTAAGAACTGCTGCGAGCGAACACCATTGGTGTGTATTGAGGCAGTTGGAACGGCGTAAAGTAATCGGATCCAAGAAATAAATTTAGGGTCAAATCCAAATTTGTCCAGTGCGAAGAAGAGATATTCCCATTCCACCCTATCGAACGCCTTCTCTGCATCCAGCGAAACTATAACCTCAGGAGTGTTGGCTGAAGGAGAGAAAAGAATATTAAGTAGTCTTctagtattaaaaaaagaatgtctTCCGTATGTGAAGCCAGTTTGATCTGGAGAAATTATAGATGACATAACATCCTGGAGGCGAAGGGAAAGAACTTTGGCTAAAATCTTAAAGTCTACGTTTAACAAAGAGATTGGTCGGTAGCTAGCACAAGATGTGGGGTCCTTGTCCTTTTTCAGAAGCAAGGATATAGATGCCGAGTATAAAGTAGCCGGCAATTTACCAATTCGAAAGGAATCATTATACATCTTCACTAGGACTGGGGTTAACAAATTAGAGTATGCCTTATAAAATTCAACCGTAAAGCCATCAGGGCCTGGGGATTTTCCATTCTGCATTGACTTAATAGCTTCTTGGATCTCCTGAGGAGAAATGGGACTGCCTAGTTTTTCAGCTGCATCATTGCTAATTTTAGGGTAATTTAGTGAATTTAGGGGATTGGGAATATCTGTTAAATTTAAAGGATACTCGGATGTATAAAGGTTAGTGTAAAAGTCTAGAAAAATTTTGTTAATTTCGGCCGGGTCTGTAGTAAGATTACCGCTAGAAGAAATAATTCTTGGGATTACCCTTGATGCACTGGCTGCACGGGCCTGTTGGGCTAGTAATATACCCTCCTTGTCACCATGCTCGAAGAAACGTTGTTTGGTTTGTCGTAATTGTCTCTCTACCTCGTGTGTCATTAGACAGTTATATTCTAATTGTAATACAAGCCTTTTTTTATATAGGACTGGAGAAGGGGAGGCGGCATAAGTTTCGTCGAGTTTAAAAAGTTCGTCTAAAATTTCCTGTCTCTTAGCCCTATGAGCCTTATTTAAATGTGAAGTAAACGAAATAATCTGGCCGCGGACAAAAGTTTTGAGCGCCTCCCATAAAAATTCACTGTTCATTTCAGTGGTGTCATTGTATTCCatgtaattattaatttgtGTACGATTGTGACTTTTAACACTGACAGCCCAAAGGCGTTTTCGTTTCTCCGCGTAGCCTATATCTTCTCCTACCGCCTGGATGGCGGACCCGAACAAGAAGCGTGAGCTGTTTTACCGAGCTGTGTGTGACCATAAACCTGTGTGGATGCTGGAGGACATGCGCAAAATAGAAATCTTTAAGTGGGATCTTGACGGCTTTCAACAAACATACTCTCCATCCGAGGCGCTCCTGCTTACCATTCAGCCTGACCACCGAGCTTACGCACAATACTTGCTGAATAAGTTCTCATACGGCGCTCTTGCCATGCCAGGAGGGCGTTTTTGCTGCTGGCACTTGGTAGAGGCTGTCCACTTTGACAGGATAGACATTATGTCTCTCATCCTTCAGGTGGCACATAAAATGCCCTCTTCGCGCTCGTACATGGACGGAGAAGGATGCCTCCACAAGAAGGACGGCAAAACTCCACTCCATCTGGCTTGTGAACTGTCAAACTCAGAGGCTGTCCTACTGCTATTGGGAAACGGGGCTTCACCTCATCTTGAGGACAACAACGGTATGACACCACTGGATCTCACCCTCGAGCAGCTCTGGACCTCCAAAGAGAACACACATGCCAACGAGATGTGCCATAAAAGCCTGCTCATGTTCATGCCTCAGGTGAAGTTCGGAATGCAGAGCGCACTGCAAAATGATCCGCAGTGCTGGTCCAATGTTCTGGGTGAGGAGACTTTTAACTACCTAGTTGGGAGAAATCCAGGAACACTCTTCCTCACAGCTATGCAAAAAATCCTGTCTCAACTGCCTCCGCAAGAATTTCCACAAAGTCTGGAGAAACTGCCTATTCCAGCATCTCTGAAAAGCTTCACACAGTCCTTAACGCAGACCTACAGTAACACTGGCCACACACTGACGGTATGCTCGTTGTTtgactgtttgtttttccttttatttatactgtatttaattatctggcatgaatttgacatgtagtgtgtgtgagtgagtgaggggaagagagagaatgaagggAAGTGGGTGGAGTAGCATGAACTGAATCATCAAAACTCTCTTCCAGTTCTCTGATACTctgcctttattttttatttttgaatgacAATATtcacccccaaaaaataaaactatgctGTACCcaatttttttgataaaacatttttacacttaaaaacattaaaataaatcttaaagttGTGAAATcgtgtaaaatatacttcatgcaTTGAGTACAAGTTGGTACAAAAagtaagtagacctgaataactttatttagagctatgatgtacaaaattgagtaaatgtaatgaaaatcagaagttaatgcaATGGTTACcccaagtaaaaataaaaagtagaataattgagtagatataattaaaatgcaagATAGAAGAAACTGAAAATTAGACTATTATTTAAtgaacaaatgtgctacatttactaaatattttaactgaatttaatttatacTTCTCTGTCACagaattaatatattacacttaattttttaaaatatatttagccTTTAATCAAGGGGTATTTTAATTCAGGTCAATGTATCTAATGACaccaaattataaacaaagaaacgacacacacattaccattttaattaaacatttatttgccaaatttgataAGACATGAAATCTAAACTCAatctggtttactttgcaaatgacatgtaacaagatcataaacaatgaGCTGAATTgatcttattagtaaacagtcttACAAACAATACATCTGCCACAaacattatacagttaacatgtggaaagtcgacttttgtattagaatctaatgagtcacattttacatctgaaagattgcacaccttcacacttcagtttcctgcaaactgtgggatccatacaaatgtgtgtgcagaacttctcaggtcttaaagaagcaatgacagtctaaatgaagacaggagAGTGAATATCATTGACCAACAGTACCAGACTTCACTccataatgatcgaaattccttttgatgatgcaacaaatgtgcagagcttacaccgccatcccataagctggcacctaaaaaaggaattatagcatacaagtaagtacaagtgtgactgttactataTACGTCATCATACTGATCTACAAGtggtgttcaaatcaaagcgggacttgtgatgaaaattctCTGAAACAAAGACgaaaaactgatttaaatttACAGAGTTCTTTGCTGGTAAAATTCAGGTGAACATTCCAGTGGAATGCTTTTACACTAAATGAACTGCTTTGATCACCAAAGGCGTTTTGTTCTTGCAGAACAATGTACAACctcatatataaagaaataaagggagctttTACTCTAAtaagttattctgcacaatcaaagacATCCCTTGTACATGTCTTTGTCGCTTGTATAAACATGATACTGAACCTTATTTACGCATTACGATCAACTATATAACTTTTTATACTTTAGTTTATGGAAAATCTATTATATTCTAAGGGAAAACTTGTATATTCTAGATTTATTataggtaaagtgaaatatttcaagccttgttttaatttgtaatggttacaaatttaatatttctgtaatatttaaaaagttgacatttaccttgCTTTATCTCCATTCTAACTTGtgttggtgttggtgctgtaaaagagatatagaaaatatataacgtttcacacacacaaaaaatgtaaatgagttttagtttcttttacttacacatcagaacatatataacatatttcactgcaatattttaatttcatattactttcttcCAATTACAATTCTGAAAGAAACGTTGTACTtttactaaatctttatattacatagctttagttactaatacatttcatagcacatttcttTTATCAACAGcaaatttaataatgtttaagtacactgttttgtttgtgaTGTACTTGCAGTACTTTTGCACttcaaatacattttagaaCGTCATGTACTTATGACTTTAACTTGagtaaaaagtttaaagttctattttttaaacaaagctatGCAGCATTATACTGCTAATCAAACTGTCTGCCTCTAGTGCTGTAAATCATTGCACTGGAGCTGTGCTGGACTCGGAGCTGTGCTGGACTCGGAGCTGTTGCTCTCTGCAGTGTTACTGCTCCTGGACGCACAGCTGATGCATTTACTTTTTCAAACAGTTTCCTACTGCTGCGTGGTCAGTGttcattcatgttaaaaatactcgcATACAGTAACACAAGGGCGTAGATTTCCCCTGCCACCCCCACCAACCCCATGTCTTTTTAATATGCTGCAAAATGCAATGTAAATGCACTTTACATTAAAgggatcatccagaaacatgtttcagtaaatgttaatatgatctttagggtcctaatgaaaagtttgtaatatatttaataaaaaattctcaatggttgtgtaaaaaaaaacactacttttaactggtaaaaactagctcagttctcagcaacctatttcagtgcatgttcctttaaatacttatgatctctgctgagcccgccccttagttctgtggggcgtgtctttagccatgggagtgtagtccagtgcgggcaatgctttggactgcattacccacaaagcctcgcccacaacgcagtgctttgtgggtaatgcagtccaaactggaaaacgctggattatggagcctgagcctgttttcttaagtagtttttggtttgatttaaatacggaacctacgcggaagtttgtaatatcgcctgacaacgcagaaattaaaagaatggacatgcatcgactcgatttgtctttctcatcactgcatgggcatgaattaacgggctgttacgctgccgcgagcaacaacaacaaaagcggagaaacttaccgagagagatacggacgcgatgtgtttactgatgtgttt
The DNA window shown above is from Clarias gariepinus isolate MV-2021 ecotype Netherlands chromosome 14, CGAR_prim_01v2, whole genome shotgun sequence and carries:
- the LOC128540861 gene encoding ankyrin repeat domain-containing protein 9-like; amino-acid sequence: MADPNKKRELFYRAVCDHKPVWMLEDMRKIEIFKWDLDGFQQTYSPSEALLLTIQPDHRAYAQYLLNKFSYGALAMPGGRFCCWHLVEAVHFDRIDIMSLILQVAHKMPSSRSYMDGEGCLHKKDGKTPLHLACELSNSEAVLLLLGNGASPHLEDNNGMTPLDLTLEQLWTSKENTHANEMCHKSLLMFMPQVKFGMQSALQNDPQCWSNVLGEETFNYLVGRNPGTLFLTAMQKILSQLPPQEFPQSLEKLPIPASLKSFTQSLTQTYSNTGHTLTTSL